One Deinococcus sp. LM3 genomic region harbors:
- a CDS encoding (2Fe-2S)-binding protein: MNVTLTVNGKSYTRDVEPRTLLVHFLREELLLTGTHVGCDTSQCGACTVHVNGDAVKSCTLLAVQASGAEVTTIEGIGTVADLHALQTGFWEEHGLQCGFCTPGMIMSAAELLKHTPNPTEHQIRHHLEGNYCRCTGYHNIVRAVQHAAGAMQGSAAADD, encoded by the coding sequence ATGAACGTCACCCTGACCGTGAACGGCAAGTCCTACACCCGCGACGTGGAGCCCAGAACGCTGCTCGTGCATTTCCTGCGCGAGGAACTCCTGCTGACCGGCACGCACGTCGGCTGCGACACCAGCCAGTGCGGCGCCTGCACCGTCCACGTGAACGGCGACGCGGTCAAGAGCTGCACGCTGCTCGCCGTGCAGGCCAGCGGCGCGGAGGTCACCACCATCGAGGGCATCGGCACGGTCGCGGATCTGCACGCCCTCCAGACCGGCTTCTGGGAGGAACACGGCCTGCAGTGCGGCTTCTGCACACCCGGCATGATCATGAGCGCCGCCGAACTGCTCAAGCACACCCCCAACCCCACCGAGCACCAGATCCGCCACCACCTGGAGGGGAACTACTGCCGCTGCACCGGCTACCACAACATCGTCCGGGCCGTGCAGCACGCGGCGGGTGCCATGCAGGGCAGCGCCGCCGCCGATGACTGA
- a CDS encoding helix-turn-helix domain-containing protein, with product MNERLVLERQRRVRAWQRFVSRAGPDRAAHPLPAGVLASWERSAASVAPDRLTAPVSDQTPAWAGSPLEFATRDLRPELSALAQDGDLMVALADARGQLLWTAGSARMQRLGRALNFVPGGHWDEQSVGTNALALALRERRAVQVFAAEHYVQAVHDWVCYGAPLRDAQGTLLGVLNLSTVWHQSTPLGLASAQHYAQRIETQLAAGPQVTLRVTLCGSPLVTLGGRALHLTPRQLELLAVLALHPDGLTLDALHAHMYGDAPITASTLKSEVSTLRGLLGGQIASRPYRLSVAVDLDLLRLERRLLAGDVSGALDLFGGPPLPLSESPLLSYWRSYLDGALRRAVCAGRDPALLWQYVARFDDLEALSLLESVLPAGDPRVEVVRARRAALLDAR from the coding sequence ATGAACGAGCGACTCGTACTGGAAAGGCAGCGGCGCGTGCGTGCGTGGCAGCGTTTCGTTTCCCGCGCCGGGCCAGACCGGGCGGCGCACCCGCTCCCGGCGGGCGTGCTGGCGTCGTGGGAGCGGTCGGCCGCGTCGGTCGCGCCGGACCGGCTGACGGCCCCGGTGTCGGATCAGACGCCCGCGTGGGCGGGGTCGCCGCTGGAGTTCGCCACGCGCGACCTGCGCCCCGAACTGAGCGCCCTGGCGCAGGACGGCGACCTGATGGTGGCGCTGGCCGACGCGCGCGGACAGCTGCTCTGGACGGCCGGGAGCGCGCGCATGCAGCGGCTGGGCCGCGCCCTGAATTTCGTGCCGGGCGGTCACTGGGACGAGCAGAGCGTGGGCACGAACGCGCTGGCGCTGGCGCTGCGGGAACGGCGCGCGGTGCAGGTGTTCGCGGCCGAGCATTACGTGCAGGCGGTGCATGACTGGGTGTGTTACGGCGCGCCGCTGCGGGACGCGCAGGGCACGCTGCTGGGCGTGCTGAACCTGAGTACCGTGTGGCACCAGAGTACGCCGCTGGGTCTGGCGAGCGCGCAGCATTACGCGCAGCGGATCGAGACGCAGCTGGCGGCGGGGCCGCAGGTGACGCTGCGCGTGACGCTGTGCGGGTCGCCGCTGGTGACGCTGGGGGGCCGCGCGCTGCACCTGACGCCCCGGCAGCTGGAGTTGCTGGCGGTGCTGGCCCTGCACCCGGACGGCCTGACGCTGGACGCCCTGCACGCGCACATGTACGGGGACGCGCCGATCACGGCCAGTACCCTGAAGTCCGAGGTCAGCACCCTGCGGGGGCTGCTGGGCGGGCAGATCGCGTCGCGGCCGTACCGGCTGAGCGTGGCGGTGGACCTGGATCTGCTGCGGCTGGAGCGGCGGTTGCTGGCCGGGGACGTGAGTGGCGCGCTGGACCTGTTCGGCGGGCCGCCGCTGCCGCTCAGCGAGTCGCCGCTGCTGTCGTACTGGCGCTCGTACCTGGACGGGGCGCTGCGCCGCGCGGTGTGTGCCGGGCGCGACCCGGCGCTGCTGTGGCAGTACGTGGCGCGCTTCGATGACCTGGAGGCGCTGTCGCTGCTGGAGTCGGTGTTGCCGGCGGGTGATCCTCGCGTGGAGGTGGTGCGGGCGCGGCGCGCGGCACTGCTGGACGCCCGGTGA
- a CDS encoding NAD(P)/FAD-dependent oxidoreductase, whose translation MKTLILGAGYSGLAVATKMKPAPGLEALMVEQNAYHTFETRLHEAAAHNTPVTLPLAPLLRGTGVNLEQAQVEGVNLDEREVTLKDGRVLTYDTLVVGLGSVTNFYRIPGLAENAAELKQLSDADEIFNFVNRAYTTEYQGNRDIVVGGAGLTGVELVTELAQRAQLLTRERGLPPFNIYLVEAGPKILPILDDALRAKAQKTLEEYGIHILVGHRLMQATADTVTVQTAEGEQKVIGAGKIIWTGGIQARDIVKGEKLEKGPGGRIAVDDKLRAKGYPEVFVIGDMGLALNQEGKPVPTTAQHAGQQGRLTGKNIMRLAKGEELEAYEPTTLGEFVSLGGLMAVGWMKLPWNQKLAITGGIAHVMKRASEWRWRVSID comes from the coding sequence ATGAAGACCCTCATCCTCGGTGCTGGTTACTCCGGCCTTGCTGTCGCCACGAAAATGAAACCCGCGCCCGGACTCGAAGCGCTGATGGTCGAGCAGAACGCCTACCACACCTTCGAAACCCGCCTCCACGAGGCCGCCGCGCACAACACCCCCGTCACCCTGCCCCTGGCCCCGCTGCTGCGCGGCACCGGCGTGAACCTCGAACAGGCCCAGGTCGAAGGCGTGAACCTCGACGAGCGCGAAGTCACCCTGAAAGACGGCCGCGTCCTGACCTACGACACCCTGGTCGTCGGCCTGGGCAGCGTCACCAACTTCTACCGCATTCCCGGCCTGGCCGAGAACGCCGCCGAACTCAAGCAGCTCAGCGACGCCGACGAGATCTTCAACTTCGTCAACCGCGCCTACACCACCGAGTACCAGGGCAACCGCGACATCGTCGTGGGCGGCGCCGGCCTGACCGGCGTGGAGCTCGTCACGGAACTCGCGCAGCGCGCCCAGCTCCTGACCAGGGAACGCGGCCTGCCCCCCTTCAACATCTACCTCGTCGAGGCCGGCCCCAAGATCCTCCCGATCCTCGACGACGCCCTGCGCGCCAAGGCCCAGAAGACCCTCGAGGAATACGGCATCCACATCCTCGTCGGGCACCGCCTGATGCAGGCCACCGCCGACACCGTCACCGTTCAGACCGCCGAGGGCGAACAGAAAGTCATCGGGGCCGGCAAGATCATCTGGACCGGCGGCATTCAGGCCCGCGACATCGTCAAGGGCGAGAAACTGGAAAAAGGCCCCGGCGGCCGCATCGCCGTGGACGACAAACTGCGCGCCAAGGGCTACCCCGAAGTGTTCGTCATCGGTGACATGGGCCTCGCCCTGAACCAGGAAGGCAAGCCCGTGCCCACCACCGCCCAGCACGCCGGGCAGCAGGGCCGCCTGACCGGGAAGAACATCATGCGACTCGCCAAGGGTGAGGAACTCGAAGCGTACGAACCCACCACCCTGGGCGAATTCGTCAGCCTGGGCGGCCTGATGGCCGTCGGCTGGATGAAACTCCCCTGGAACCAGAAGCTCGCCATCACCGGCGGTATCGCCCACGTCATGAAACGCGCGAGCGAATGGCGCTGGCGCGTCAGCATCGACTGA
- a CDS encoding (2Fe-2S)-binding protein, with protein sequence MQVSVNGRRREVAYPDEMLVWVLRDELGLTGTHYGCGIGACGSCTVLLDGQVARACLTPARAAAGREVTTVEGLARGEQLHPVQRAFLENPLQCGWCLPGHLMSAAALLERTPNPTDAQIEEAAGINLCRCGGYNAIRRAVARAAELKREDG encoded by the coding sequence GTGCAGGTAAGTGTGAATGGGCGGCGGCGCGAGGTGGCGTACCCGGACGAGATGCTGGTGTGGGTGTTGCGTGATGAGCTGGGCCTGACTGGCACGCATTACGGGTGTGGGATTGGCGCGTGCGGCAGTTGCACGGTGCTGCTGGACGGGCAGGTGGCGCGGGCGTGCCTGACTCCGGCGCGGGCGGCGGCGGGGCGGGAGGTGACGACCGTGGAGGGACTGGCGCGCGGGGAGCAGTTGCATCCGGTGCAGCGGGCGTTCCTGGAGAATCCGTTGCAGTGCGGGTGGTGCCTGCCGGGGCATCTGATGTCGGCGGCGGCGCTGCTGGAGCGCACGCCTAACCCCACGGACGCGCAGATCGAGGAGGCGGCGGGGATCAATCTGTGCCGCTGCGGGGGGTACAACGCGATCCGCCGGGCGGTGGCCCGCGCCGCTGAACTGAAGCGGGAGGACGGATGA
- a CDS encoding molybdopterin cofactor-binding domain-containing protein, translating into MKPVTRRRVLIGLGSGAGLLVVGVPLALNAGRPAIVNYIEENGTGPQDAPRNPDLWFEVTPAGVTFFVPKIEMGQGIHTALAQIAAEELEVTPEQLTVRQADTARGYAGGTMFTFGSTSVKALYRPLREAAATLRELLREEAARQLGVPAARLTAAGGSFFVAGSRERIGYAQVVAGKQGEWVIPEATPTLKARRDFKRIGRAMPRTDFRDKVLGTATYGYDARLPGMLFGAVARPPRFGARLVSASAGAAGRQPGVVRVVIDLKAGFAGVAAQTRTQARTALSSLELRWEGGTTASSADLDAQIQAGSGSVLRRRGNVRAALSGGTVVQGEYRTPLAAHAHLEPLAALADVKVGGRIEVWASTQYPQMVIDDLRDVFGKDREVLVHPTQLGGGFGRKAGQHAALEAARLSAAVGKPVHVGWTREEDLQHAFYRPPTHHVLRGSVGADGRLRGVEQFTAGGDIIWGQTGIPEFVRDALGFDPGGLLGQFMPYDFPAYRVVNRREALPVPTGYWRGLGVLPNTFALESFMDELAHAAGADPLAFRLRHLGPGEDGRRLRAVLERAAQSAGWGTPVPAGRARGVACCLDLGTASALVAEVSVQGGRVQVHRVTVAADPGLVINPDGARLQVQGSVMMALSSALHEELTVQDGRVVESNFDRYRLLPMRDAPPVEVLLVESGDEPQGMGEPVMGPAAAAVANAVFTLTGERLRTLPLRPRQG; encoded by the coding sequence ATGAAGCCCGTCACGCGCCGCCGGGTGCTGATCGGGCTGGGGAGCGGCGCGGGCCTGCTGGTGGTGGGGGTGCCGCTGGCGTTGAACGCGGGCCGCCCGGCGATCGTGAACTACATCGAGGAGAACGGGACGGGCCCGCAGGACGCGCCCCGCAATCCGGACCTGTGGTTCGAGGTGACGCCCGCCGGGGTGACGTTCTTCGTGCCGAAGATCGAGATGGGGCAGGGGATTCACACGGCGCTGGCGCAGATCGCGGCCGAGGAGCTGGAGGTCACGCCCGAGCAGCTGACGGTGCGGCAGGCGGACACGGCGCGCGGGTACGCGGGTGGGACGATGTTCACGTTCGGTTCGACGAGCGTGAAGGCATTGTACCGGCCGCTGCGCGAGGCGGCGGCGACCCTGCGGGAACTGCTGCGGGAGGAGGCGGCGCGGCAGCTGGGCGTTCCGGCGGCGCGGCTGACGGCGGCGGGCGGCTCGTTCTTCGTGGCGGGCTCGCGCGAGCGCATCGGGTACGCGCAGGTCGTGGCGGGCAAGCAGGGCGAGTGGGTGATTCCGGAGGCCACGCCCACGCTGAAGGCGCGGCGGGACTTCAAGCGGATCGGGCGGGCCATGCCACGCACGGACTTCCGGGACAAGGTGCTGGGCACCGCCACGTACGGGTACGACGCGCGCCTGCCGGGCATGCTGTTCGGCGCGGTGGCCCGCCCGCCCAGGTTCGGGGCGCGGCTGGTGTCGGCGTCGGCGGGCGCGGCGGGGCGGCAGCCGGGCGTGGTGCGGGTCGTGATCGACCTGAAGGCGGGCTTTGCGGGCGTGGCGGCGCAGACGCGCACGCAGGCCCGCACGGCGCTGTCGTCGCTGGAGCTGCGCTGGGAGGGCGGCACGACCGCCAGCAGCGCCGATCTGGACGCGCAGATTCAGGCGGGGTCGGGGTCGGTGCTGCGGCGGCGCGGGAACGTCCGCGCGGCCCTCTCGGGGGGGACGGTGGTGCAGGGCGAGTACCGCACGCCGCTGGCCGCACACGCGCACCTGGAGCCACTGGCGGCGCTGGCGGACGTGAAGGTGGGCGGGCGGATCGAGGTCTGGGCGTCCACGCAGTACCCGCAGATGGTCATCGACGACCTGCGTGACGTGTTCGGCAAGGACCGCGAGGTGCTGGTGCATCCGACGCAGCTGGGCGGGGGCTTCGGGCGCAAGGCGGGGCAGCACGCGGCGCTGGAGGCCGCGCGACTCTCGGCGGCAGTCGGGAAGCCCGTGCATGTCGGCTGGACGCGCGAGGAGGACCTCCAGCACGCCTTCTACCGGCCGCCCACCCATCACGTTCTGCGGGGCAGTGTGGGCGCGGACGGGCGGCTGCGGGGCGTGGAGCAGTTCACGGCGGGCGGCGACATCATCTGGGGACAGACGGGGATACCGGAGTTCGTGCGGGACGCGCTGGGTTTCGATCCGGGTGGCCTGCTGGGGCAGTTCATGCCGTACGACTTCCCGGCGTACCGGGTCGTGAACCGCCGCGAGGCGCTGCCCGTCCCGACCGGCTACTGGCGGGGGCTGGGTGTCCTGCCGAACACGTTCGCGCTGGAGAGCTTCATGGATGAACTGGCGCACGCGGCGGGCGCGGACCCGCTGGCCTTCCGGCTGCGGCACCTGGGGCCCGGCGAGGACGGGCGGCGGCTGCGCGCGGTGCTGGAACGCGCCGCGCAGTCGGCCGGGTGGGGCACTCCCGTTCCGGCGGGCCGGGCGCGCGGGGTGGCCTGCTGCCTGGACCTGGGCACCGCCTCGGCGCTGGTGGCCGAGGTCTCGGTGCAGGGCGGGCGGGTGCAGGTGCACCGCGTGACGGTCGCGGCCGACCCCGGACTGGTCATCAATCCGGACGGCGCGCGCCTGCAGGTGCAGGGGTCGGTGATGATGGCCCTGAGTTCCGCCCTGCACGAGGAACTGACCGTTCAGGACGGGCGGGTGGTCGAGTCGAACTTCGACCGCTACCGCCTGCTGCCCATGCGGGACGCGCCGCCGGTCGAGGTGCTGCTCGTCGAGAGTGGCGACGAACCGCAGGGCATGGGGGAACCCGTGATGGGTCCGGCGGCGGCGGCCGTGGCGAACGCGGTGTTCACCCTGACCGGCGAGCGCCTGCGGACCCTGCCCCTGCGGCCCCGTCAGGGATAA
- a CDS encoding alkyl hydroperoxide reductase: MEWPAPTDFVHGDPLPAPGDWTRPGLVMTFNLECPGCVSRGIPFLKRLHAEFGDSVHLLAVHTSHGHRLLPRGEVVPTLQKFARDYAKLPFPVALDLSGDLARGWQTEGTPHWLAFAPGGELIRSVYGSQENAQTRLQYLLEEWTGRADPAGS; encoded by the coding sequence ATGGAATGGCCCGCCCCCACCGACTTCGTGCACGGCGACCCCCTCCCGGCCCCCGGCGACTGGACACGGCCGGGTCTGGTCATGACCTTCAACCTCGAATGCCCCGGCTGCGTGTCGCGCGGCATTCCGTTCCTGAAGCGCCTGCACGCCGAATTCGGCGACTCGGTGCACCTGCTGGCCGTGCACACCAGCCACGGCCACCGCCTGCTGCCCAGAGGGGAGGTCGTGCCCACCCTGCAGAAGTTCGCGCGGGACTACGCGAAACTGCCGTTCCCGGTCGCGCTGGACCTGAGCGGCGACCTGGCCAGAGGCTGGCAGACCGAGGGCACCCCGCACTGGCTGGCCTTCGCGCCGGGCGGCGAACTGATCCGCAGCGTGTACGGCAGTCAGGAGAACGCCCAGACCAGACTCCAGTACCTGCTGGAAGAATGGACCGGGCGCGCCGACCCTGCCGGGTCGTGA
- a CDS encoding ABC transporter substrate-binding protein, whose amino-acid sequence MKRFLIVTAVLGSALVGAAHATTVAEVKKKGVLVLGTDPTFAPFEFKGADGQIQGFDIDIARAVAKDLGVRLEIRAVGFGSLMPQSVTSGRVDMAMSGITITDERAKVVSFSQPYYRSAQVFIVRGGNPGKFAWPASVKGKVIGVQANTTGQFVATDLLKPKGATLKVYDDFAAGLADVRAGRVAALVGDAPTVADLKKRLPGQFEQAGKDLAAEDYGMVFKKGSDLAAAANKTLARLKASGEYQKLLNRWIVQK is encoded by the coding sequence ATGAAGCGTTTCCTGATCGTTACGGCAGTCCTCGGTTCGGCCCTGGTGGGCGCGGCGCACGCCACGACGGTGGCCGAGGTGAAGAAGAAGGGCGTGCTGGTGCTGGGCACCGACCCGACGTTCGCGCCGTTCGAGTTCAAGGGGGCCGACGGGCAGATCCAGGGCTTCGACATCGACATCGCGCGGGCCGTGGCGAAGGACCTGGGCGTGCGGCTGGAAATCCGCGCGGTGGGCTTCGGGTCGCTGATGCCGCAGTCGGTCACGTCCGGGCGGGTGGACATGGCCATGAGCGGCATCACGATCACGGACGAACGCGCGAAGGTCGTGTCGTTCAGCCAGCCCTACTACCGCAGCGCGCAGGTGTTCATCGTGCGGGGCGGGAACCCCGGCAAGTTCGCGTGGCCCGCCAGCGTGAAGGGCAAGGTGATCGGCGTGCAGGCGAACACGACCGGGCAGTTCGTGGCGACCGACCTGCTCAAACCCAAGGGCGCGACCCTGAAGGTGTACGACGATTTCGCGGCCGGACTGGCCGACGTGCGCGCCGGCCGCGTGGCGGCGCTGGTCGGGGACGCCCCCACCGTCGCGGACCTGAAAAAGCGCCTGCCGGGGCAGTTCGAGCAGGCCGGCAAGGACCTGGCCGCCGAGGATTACGGCATGGTCTTCAAGAAGGGCAGTGATCTGGCGGCCGCCGCGAATAAGACGCTGGCGCGCCTGAAGGCCAGCGGTGAGTACCAGAAACTGCTGAACCGCTGGATCGTGCAGAAGTAA
- a CDS encoding SMR family transporter: protein MNPAAVLLILGAVTLDILANVLLKRSDGFRHRRPGLAAIALILLAFTLLGVAVQHMPVAVAYAAWGGLGIVTTALLSRRIDGAHLTPTAWAGLTLIVGSVIVLSSSH, encoded by the coding sequence ATGAACCCGGCTGCCGTCCTGTTGATCCTGGGGGCCGTCACCCTGGACATCCTCGCCAACGTCCTGCTGAAACGCTCGGACGGCTTCCGGCACCGGCGACCCGGACTGGCCGCCATCGCCCTGATCCTGCTGGCCTTCACGCTGCTGGGCGTCGCCGTGCAGCACATGCCGGTCGCCGTCGCCTACGCCGCGTGGGGCGGGCTGGGCATCGTCACGACCGCCCTGCTCAGCCGCCGCATCGACGGAGCGCACCTGACGCCCACCGCCTGGGCCGGCCTGACCCTGATCGTCGGGAGCGTCATCGTCCTCAGCAGCAGCCACTGA
- a CDS encoding SMR family transporter produces the protein MRAWTALLCAIALEVTGTLSLKVFTSGAAGPGLELILTYALLAASYVLLSRAFRQIPVAVAFAVWEAAGLILITGLGALILGEHLTPTQLGALIALSLGAALLHHGTQYAARPASPPPGVTDQARALPGIRQEPA, from the coding sequence ATGCGCGCCTGGACGGCGCTACTGTGCGCCATAGCCCTGGAAGTCACGGGCACCCTCAGTCTCAAGGTCTTCACCAGCGGGGCTGCCGGCCCCGGACTGGAACTGATTCTCACCTACGCCCTGCTGGCCGCCTCGTACGTGCTGCTGTCACGCGCGTTCCGGCAGATTCCGGTCGCCGTGGCCTTCGCCGTCTGGGAAGCCGCCGGCCTGATCCTCATCACGGGCCTGGGCGCCCTGATCCTCGGCGAGCACCTGACCCCCACGCAACTGGGCGCCCTGATCGCCCTGAGCCTCGGCGCGGCCCTGCTGCACCACGGCACCCAGTACGCCGCCCGGCCGGCCAGCCCGCCACCCGGCGTGACCGACCAGGCCCGCGCGCTTCCCGGCATCCGGCAGGAACCCGCATGA
- a CDS encoding amino acid ABC transporter permease: MLNEILTGFGTVLSGEYPRLLLSGLGLTLAVSGCALLVSVVVGTALGAVRVLRVPLLGALGNAYVTVVRGIPLIVLLSVVYYGLPALGVTLEGFPAAVLALGLYSAAYTSEIVRGGLGSVPDGQAQAARSLGLSRGQALRFVVMPQAWRVALPALGNEFISLILGSSLASAVTLQELFSQGRYITNATYRQFEVYAVLALVYFGLTFALTWLVRLMERRLSRGLTLPDRRVI; encoded by the coding sequence GTGTTGAACGAGATTCTGACGGGGTTCGGAACGGTGCTGTCCGGCGAGTACCCGCGTCTGCTGCTGTCGGGGCTGGGCCTGACGCTGGCGGTCAGCGGGTGCGCATTGCTGGTGTCGGTGGTGGTCGGCACGGCGCTGGGCGCGGTGCGGGTGCTGCGGGTGCCGCTGCTGGGCGCGCTGGGCAACGCGTACGTGACGGTGGTGCGCGGCATTCCGCTGATCGTGCTGCTGTCGGTGGTGTACTACGGCCTGCCGGCGCTGGGCGTGACGCTGGAGGGGTTCCCGGCGGCGGTGCTGGCGCTGGGGCTGTACTCGGCGGCGTACACCAGCGAGATCGTGCGCGGGGGGCTGGGCAGCGTGCCGGACGGGCAGGCGCAGGCGGCGCGCAGTCTGGGCCTGAGCCGCGGGCAGGCGCTGAGGTTCGTGGTCATGCCGCAGGCGTGGCGGGTGGCGCTGCCCGCGCTGGGGAACGAGTTCATCAGCCTGATTCTGGGCAGCAGTCTGGCGAGCGCCGTGACGCTGCAGGAACTGTTCAGTCAGGGGCGGTACATCACGAACGCCACGTACCGGCAGTTCGAGGTGTACGCGGTGCTGGCGCTGGTGTACTTCGGGCTGACCTTCGCCCTGACGTGGCTGGTGCGCCTGATGGAACGCCGCCTGAGCCGGGGCCTGACCCTGCCGGACCGCCGCGTGATCTGA
- a CDS encoding MerR family transcriptional regulator, translating to MPLNAPEQPRWTVGEVAALTGVSVRLLHHYDAIGLLRPAERSDGNYRLYTPDDLTRLRRVLTWRALGVPLAQVAGVLDAPPDLERETLHAHAACLRDDLRRTRHTLRQVQARLDALNGRAEESSMNNEDIRAAFDGFDPAPYEEEVKERWGDSDAYRQSAARTARYTRADWERIRAEMDGLTADYVALMAAGVPATDPRAQGVAARHRAHISGAYYEASPAMMRGLAQMWVTDDRFRSSIDRARPGLADYQSRAVTAWADAQDHLS from the coding sequence ATGCCACTGAACGCCCCGGAACAGCCCCGCTGGACGGTGGGCGAGGTCGCGGCCCTGACGGGCGTCAGCGTGCGCCTGCTCCACCACTACGACGCCATCGGGCTGTTGCGCCCCGCCGAGCGCAGCGACGGAAACTACCGCCTGTACACGCCGGACGACCTGACGCGGCTGCGGCGCGTGCTGACGTGGCGGGCGCTGGGCGTGCCGCTCGCCCAGGTGGCCGGGGTGCTGGACGCCCCGCCGGACCTGGAACGCGAAACTCTGCACGCGCACGCTGCCTGCCTGCGCGACGACCTGCGCCGCACCCGGCACACGCTGCGGCAGGTACAGGCCCGCCTGGACGCCCTGAACGGCAGGGCAGAGGAGAGCAGCATGAACAACGAGGACATCAGGGCCGCGTTCGACGGGTTCGACCCCGCCCCGTACGAGGAGGAAGTGAAGGAACGCTGGGGCGACAGCGACGCCTACCGCCAGAGCGCCGCCCGCACCGCCCGCTACACACGGGCCGACTGGGAGCGCATCCGCGCCGAGATGGACGGCCTCACCGCCGACTACGTGGCCCTGATGGCTGCGGGCGTGCCCGCCACGGACCCACGCGCGCAGGGGGTGGCGGCGCGGCACCGGGCGCACATCAGCGGCGCGTACTACGAGGCGTCGCCCGCCATGATGCGCGGACTGGCACAGATGTGGGTGACCGACGACCGCTTCCGGAGCAGCATCGACCGCGCCCGCCCCGGACTGGCCGACTACCAGAGCCGCGCCGTGACCGCCTGGGCCGACGCGCAGGACCACCTAAGCTGA